CGACCAGGTGAAGTTCGCCCCGCCCGGGGGCGTGGGGGATTGGAGCCTCGGCAATGGCCACAGTCACAGCGCCCTGTTCCCCTGTTGTGGGACGGCTGATTTGCTTCGGTTGGATCAGCACACTTTTGTCGCCTGCAGCCAGCAACGCCGCTGCTTCTGACACTGAAGCTGTTCCCATTTCCCTGCGCACGACCTCGGAGGGGTTCGGTACGTCAATGGAGGCCAGCGTCTGCTCTGCAAAGGTTCGGAACGGCCATGCTCTGGTCTTGCTGAGTTGTTGCAGGGCCGGTTCATCGGATTTGCGCTCTGCGCTGGCGATGCCTGCGACAGCCTCCTGCGCCAGCCCTGCTGTTGCTAAAGCCTCGGCAATGGCCTTTTCGACCAGGGACAGACTGGTGTTGCGCTCGCAGCCGATGCCGATCCAGAGCGTTGCTGGATGCCATTGGCAATCACCCTGAAGGCGCGCTCCGATCACAAGGTCAGCAGCCTCTGGCGCCGTGGTTTCAAGCAAGTGCTGGCTTTCGCGGCCTTGCCAGGCGGAACATCCACCGCCCTGGTGAACGCTGATGCTGAATCCCTGGGCTTGCCGCACCATCAACTCGCGCCAACCCGCCACCGACCCCCTGCGTCTCCAGCCCCAGGCTTCACCAAAGGCATCCAGGGGGAGACGTCCTTCATGGGCGCAGGCGCCCGTGATCACGGCCTGCCCTCCCAGATCCATGGCGATCTCCCGAGCGCGTTGTTCGGCGCCTGCCGAATGGCTGCCCAGCAGAGGGATGACAAAAGTTCCCTTTGGATCCAGCACCAGAACGGCGGGATCCTGCTCTTTGCCCTGGATCCGAGTGGCGATGAGGCGTGTCACAGCCCCTACGGCGCCAACAATCAGCACGACGTTCTGCGCTGTCCAGTGCTCATCAAGAGCGGCTTTGATGTCTTGATCGACCGCCTTGATTTGGTCGATGTGGCCGCGCAGCAAAAGGCGCTCCAAGAGCGGCAGTGCGCTGGTAGAGAGTCCTAGCCCCAGGGAGGGCACGTCGGGTGTGGGGTTCAGGGCAGGGAATCCGAGTCAGGGCTTGCGCAAGCTCCCATCACTGTTGAGCAGCTCACGCGCTGATCCTCCCAGGCTGCTGCTTGGCATCAGCTTGACTTCTGCTTTGGCCGGCTGTTCGAGCGATTCGGTTGGCTTTTCCGCTACCGGTGGAGTGTTGTCGCTGGTGTTCATTGGAGGATCGTTGTCAGCGGGCTCCTCCTTGGTCGGTGTTGGCTGGCTGGCTTCTGTCGTGGCTTGGTCCTGAGCCAGGGGCGACTGTGGGGGCTCGTGATCGCTGTTCTCGCGGGCGATGGGATCGGTCTCTGTCTCTGTCTCTGTCTCTGTCTCTGTCTCGGCTTCGATCTCGATCTCGACTGGCGCCAGTTGTGGTGGCTGTTCTGCTTTCTGTGGAGCCTCTTTCGGTTGTTCGACCGTTTCCGGCATCTCTGGCTCAGGTGATCCGCTTAAGCGGGCGAGCTGGCTCTCATTGAGGCGCGATCGCATCCAGCCCGGCTTCGGACCTGATGGAGCCTTCAGGTGAACCAGCTGATTGTTGAACACGGGTGTGATCGGCTCGCCCAGCCCATTCAGAAGTTCCATCTGAATGTCGTGACTGCCTGCGCCATTCGATCCTTTGAGCCATAGGGCCTCCTGGTGATCAACCAGAAAGCTGTCCCCATCAATGCTGATGCGTAGACGCCAGCGTCCATCCCCCTCACGCAGGTTTTGGAGCGGAGCATTCCAAAGGAGCCAGTCCACCAGAAG
The Synechococcus sp. PROS-U-1 DNA segment above includes these coding regions:
- the cobJ gene encoding precorrin-3B C(17)-methyltransferase, translating into MPLLERLLLRGHIDQIKAVDQDIKAALDEHWTAQNVVLIVGAVGAVTRLIATRIQGKEQDPAVLVLDPKGTFVIPLLGSHSAGAEQRAREIAMDLGGQAVITGACAHEGRLPLDAFGEAWGWRRRGSVAGWRELMVRQAQGFSISVHQGGGCSAWQGRESQHLLETTAPEAADLVIGARLQGDCQWHPATLWIGIGCERNTSLSLVEKAIAEALATAGLAQEAVAGIASAERKSDEPALQQLSKTRAWPFRTFAEQTLASIDVPNPSEVVRREMGTASVSEAAALLAAGDKSVLIQPKQISRPTTGEQGAVTVAIAEAPIPHAPGRGELHLVGSGPGDLSLLSGDAKAALSRCCAWVGYSLYLDLLEPLRRQDQIRFDGQLTREWDRCAEALRLAQQGAKVALISSGDSGIYGMAGLALELLLQQPEQDRPSFLVHPGISAFQLAAARAGAPLMHDFCCVSLSDRLTPWTVIEKRLEAAAAGDFVLALYNPRSKGRDWQLGQAKQILLKRRPPTTPVMLARQLGRAEESLQITSLERLEPESVDMLTLVLIGNSSSRAEDGWMVTPRGYPGASLQ